A single window of Cytobacillus dafuensis DNA harbors:
- a CDS encoding DMT family transporter — MAWVFLMLAILLEVAGTVSMKLSNGFSKFWPSVLMVVFYLLAFTCLNFSLKQVPVSVAYAIWSGIGTAAIAIIGYYVFQESMNLIKTVSILLIILGVIGLNIGDSEKNTEQSLAKSQQMETGTQEYK, encoded by the coding sequence ATGGCATGGGTTTTTTTAATGCTAGCGATTCTGCTTGAGGTAGCTGGTACTGTATCAATGAAATTATCTAATGGTTTTTCAAAGTTTTGGCCGTCAGTGTTAATGGTTGTTTTTTATTTATTAGCCTTTACTTGCTTAAATTTTTCATTAAAACAAGTACCTGTCAGTGTCGCATATGCTATTTGGTCAGGAATCGGTACGGCTGCTATCGCCATAATCGGGTATTACGTTTTTCAAGAGTCGATGAATCTTATTAAAACGGTTTCGATCCTATTAATCATATTAGGTGTAATTGGACTAAATATCGGTGATAGTGAAAAGAACACTGAGCAGTCTCTAGCAAAAAGCCAACAGATGGAGACAGGCACACAAGAATATAAATGA